A stretch of Clostridium formicaceticum DNA encodes these proteins:
- a CDS encoding S-layer homology domain-containing protein — protein MKKSIALLLSFALTMIFCLQAAATSNLNSTVSYLQKTVSASSYDGMMDWPILGLSAAGKDVSSLISRRENQIRKGELFSADKSTDYQRSIIGAIAAGKDPRNFGGYNLVEEVKKSQLSNGKFGDGISKGGSNLVNAHIWGIISLYTAGETIPNRDKALKWLVDQQNADGGFSIDTRVKSSDIDMTGMVLIAFGALGEDKNHAAVKKAMQYLKNQQGDTGDFTGWGGSSSESLSQVIQGSMMLGIDPAGSEWSKKNGNLVTALLSYRKSDGSFSHAVDGASNAIATYQALMALGDYNRGESIYKKLRRENLRFSDVPQNHFAATAIKKLAAEGIVKGFPDGTFQPNTSVKRQEFATMTALTLNKNKTFTAITRDFRDVPASHWANPYIKVVADQGLMKGRSTGIFAPEETITGAEVMTVLIHALGLESSAKPAAGEAWYAGYVRVANRRGLLYPNFDATKPATRAQCAYSLEALLK, from the coding sequence ATGAAAAAAAGTATCGCACTTCTTTTATCTTTTGCTTTAACAATGATATTTTGTTTACAGGCCGCTGCAACAAGCAATCTCAATAGTACCGTCAGCTATCTACAGAAAACGGTGAGTGCTAGTAGTTATGATGGTATGATGGATTGGCCTATTTTGGGACTTTCTGCTGCAGGCAAGGATGTTTCTTCCCTTATTAGCAGGAGAGAAAATCAAATACGCAAGGGAGAATTATTTAGTGCAGATAAAAGTACAGATTATCAACGGAGCATTATTGGCGCAATAGCCGCAGGAAAAGATCCTAGAAACTTTGGGGGCTATAACCTTGTAGAGGAGGTAAAAAAGTCACAGCTCAGTAATGGCAAGTTTGGTGACGGCATTTCTAAAGGTGGAAGTAATTTAGTCAATGCCCATATATGGGGGATTATTTCTCTTTATACAGCAGGGGAAACCATACCTAATAGAGATAAGGCATTAAAATGGCTTGTTGATCAGCAAAATGCCGATGGTGGTTTTAGCATCGATACTAGAGTAAAATCTTCAGACATTGATATGACCGGCATGGTGCTAATTGCCTTTGGCGCCCTTGGAGAAGATAAAAATCATGCTGCTGTGAAAAAGGCCATGCAATACTTAAAAAATCAACAGGGAGATACAGGAGATTTTACAGGCTGGGGGGGAAGTAGCTCAGAATCCCTTTCTCAAGTTATTCAAGGCTCAATGATGCTGGGAATAGATCCAGCAGGTTCAGAATGGAGCAAAAAAAATGGTAACTTAGTAACAGCATTACTTTCCTATAGAAAAAGCGATGGCTCCTTCAGCCATGCAGTTGACGGAGCAAGTAATGCTATAGCTACCTATCAAGCCTTGATGGCTTTAGGAGATTATAATAGGGGAGAAAGTATTTATAAAAAGCTTAGAAGGGAGAATCTTCGTTTTAGTGATGTACCTCAAAATCATTTTGCAGCTACAGCTATAAAAAAATTAGCAGCAGAAGGGATTGTTAAGGGTTTTCCTGATGGAACCTTCCAACCTAATACTTCTGTGAAAAGACAGGAATTTGCTACTATGACAGCCCTTACCTTAAATAAGAATAAAACCTTCACTGCTATTACAAGAGATTTTAGAGATGTTCCTGCTTCTCATTGGGCAAATCCTTATATCAAGGTCGTAGCGGATCAAGGTTTAATGAAGGGTAGAAGTACTGGAATTTTCGCTCCAGAGGAAACCATCACCGGGGCTGAGGTAATGACGGTACTTATACATGCTTTAGGCTTAGAAAGCAGCGCCAAACCCGCCGCAGGGGAAGCCTGGTATGCTGGATATGTCCGGGTTGCCAACAGAAGAGGTCTTCTTTATCCTAACTTTGATGCAACAAAGCCTGCTACAAGAGCACAGTGTGCTTATAGCTTAGAGGCTTTATTAAAATAA
- a CDS encoding ABC transporter ATP-binding protein yields the protein MGLFEIKDLTYFYPEVEKPSLKEVNLQIEEGEFVFLIGPSGCGKSSLLRAMAGLLPDYYGGKIGGEICYAGSSLVQWDKRQLAKEVGMIFQDPEKQMVMTAVKQEIAFGLENIQVPYQEMRRRIAEVLALFGISSLKDQNTFHLSGGQKQKVVLASILAMHPRVLLLDEPTSQLDPLAAQELLNYVQRLNMEWGLTVVLVEQRIDRCFHLADRVIFMENGKILKSGSPRKMVEWAAEKYPQYIPPVSQFFSKWRKEDIPLTIKEGRRLLNTMASKDLIKLYDEEGGSNEAVEILKLSNLCSTYNKKDFVLNKINLQLYEKNITVILGENGAGKSTLLKTISGLLRPVKGKIVYKGRDISHLKPEKRALDIGYLSQNPNDYLFHDTVEEEIAFNLKVRGEKDDKKVEEILILLNLKDKRRMNPRDLSGGERQRVALGTVLVTSPDILLLDEPTRGLDVSLKDQLKATLQLIKEKGTSILMVTHDVEFAAEISDRVMIMAEGEIVADGKKREVLANSLYYAPQINRLFKGISDKVLNIDESIQVISKVIEQPVIG from the coding sequence ATGGGATTATTTGAGATTAAAGATTTAACCTATTTTTATCCAGAAGTAGAAAAACCTTCTTTAAAGGAAGTAAATCTACAGATAGAGGAAGGAGAGTTTGTTTTTCTCATTGGACCTTCCGGGTGTGGAAAATCCTCACTGCTTAGAGCAATGGCGGGTTTATTACCGGACTATTATGGAGGAAAAATAGGCGGGGAGATCTGTTATGCTGGATCTTCCTTGGTGCAATGGGATAAAAGACAGCTTGCCAAAGAAGTAGGTATGATTTTTCAAGATCCAGAGAAACAAATGGTGATGACAGCAGTGAAGCAGGAGATTGCTTTTGGTTTGGAAAATATTCAAGTGCCTTATCAAGAGATGAGACGGAGAATTGCAGAAGTGCTAGCTTTATTTGGGATATCTTCATTAAAGGATCAAAATACCTTTCATTTGTCAGGAGGTCAAAAACAAAAGGTGGTTTTGGCTTCTATATTGGCAATGCATCCAAGGGTTTTATTGCTGGATGAACCAACATCTCAGCTAGACCCTCTTGCCGCACAGGAGCTTCTAAATTATGTTCAAAGGTTAAATATGGAATGGGGATTAACGGTGGTGCTGGTGGAGCAGAGGATTGACAGATGTTTTCACTTAGCTGACAGGGTGATTTTCATGGAGAATGGAAAAATTCTAAAGAGTGGTTCCCCTAGAAAAATGGTGGAATGGGCGGCAGAAAAATATCCTCAGTATATACCTCCTGTTTCACAGTTTTTTTCAAAGTGGAGGAAAGAGGACATTCCTCTTACCATTAAAGAGGGCAGAAGGTTATTAAACACTATGGCATCTAAAGACTTGATAAAGCTTTATGATGAAGAGGGTGGTAGCAATGAAGCTGTAGAGATACTGAAGTTATCTAATCTTTGTAGCACCTATAACAAAAAGGATTTTGTTTTAAATAAAATCAATCTTCAGCTTTATGAAAAGAATATAACGGTGATCTTAGGAGAAAATGGCGCAGGCAAGTCTACGCTTTTAAAAACAATTAGCGGCCTTTTAAGGCCTGTGAAAGGAAAAATTGTCTATAAAGGAAGGGATATCTCCCATCTCAAGCCTGAAAAAAGAGCATTGGATATTGGTTACTTATCCCAGAACCCTAATGATTATTTGTTTCACGATACGGTGGAGGAAGAAATAGCCTTTAACCTTAAGGTAAGAGGTGAGAAAGATGATAAGAAGGTGGAGGAGATTTTAATTCTATTAAACCTGAAGGATAAAAGAAGGATGAATCCCCGGGATCTTTCTGGAGGGGAAAGGCAACGGGTTGCTTTAGGGACGGTTTTGGTTACAAGTCCAGATATTTTATTACTGGATGAACCCACTAGAGGGCTAGATGTATCGTTAAAGGATCAATTAAAAGCGACATTGCAGCTTATAAAGGAGAAGGGGACCAGTATTTTGATGGTTACCCATGATGTAGAATTTGCTGCCGAGATTAGCGATAGGGTCATGATTATGGCAGAGGGAGAAATTGTAGCAGATGGTAAAAAAAGAGAGGTGTTAGCCAATTCTCTATATTATGCTCCCCAGATAAATCGCTTGTTTAAAGGAATCAGCGACAAAGTTTTGAACATAGATGAATCGATTCAAGTCATCAGTAAGGTAATAGAACAACCAGTGATAGGGTAA
- a CDS encoding YceG family protein — MSQAEFAHLALNTISAEAKDIFEDIFTLPRERRGFAANHRLMVTPIYFYRIIGVENRQDYKEKLLLLNEKLLQQHKLYLKVEDHFDKSIDSKMVEKIMPHWMCTEKLGLQNGRKVVEGTLKKGILSDIGDTKQQLIKDKLAILLDIFMKNQKNMNIVKNFYIKILYWIEKYALSLIQAYEYGKINPKVLFYGDIQRDEVYFLILLSLIGCDILYFNPQDGSKFNEVQESNIYSKLLEYDEKMELIPFPQLPKGHRQETVARRASIEIDRILHTEEGGLYRPWQFEDYKLFSTPLQTTYEELFILWKEQARFRQGFKVEAGSVYIPNIFAKISGTTTDINEYLVNFNKLKDNGDMGIFIDKIPIYPSRGYALSSGIFDKEGKINRERVKSLPEYRFGYLRSAVQDLILDKIDELVNQEDFFAFPMTLQLKAKCLYTILTLEKKYLDLLQKFDYPHQLPKLVIFDGDEGTFTQEDLIVIGFLHFSGFDIVIVTPTGYNNIENGINCYYYDIHKLENFTFDLDFHGQEQNKKTNGFKKIFSRFF, encoded by the coding sequence ATGAGTCAAGCAGAATTTGCTCATCTTGCACTAAATACGATTAGTGCAGAGGCCAAAGACATTTTTGAAGACATTTTTACTCTGCCTAGGGAGAGAAGAGGTTTTGCAGCAAACCATAGATTGATGGTAACACCGATCTACTTTTATCGTATTATCGGTGTAGAAAACAGGCAGGACTATAAGGAAAAACTTTTACTGCTTAACGAGAAATTATTGCAGCAGCACAAGCTATATTTAAAGGTAGAAGATCACTTTGACAAGTCAATAGACTCTAAAATGGTTGAAAAAATAATGCCTCATTGGATGTGTACTGAAAAACTAGGTCTACAAAATGGAAGAAAAGTTGTAGAAGGCACTTTGAAAAAAGGCATACTTTCTGATATTGGCGATACAAAACAACAGTTAATTAAAGATAAGCTAGCAATTCTGCTGGACATATTTATGAAAAATCAGAAAAATATGAACATTGTCAAAAACTTCTACATTAAAATTCTTTACTGGATAGAAAAATACGCTTTATCCCTTATACAGGCATATGAATATGGAAAAATAAACCCAAAGGTATTGTTTTATGGTGATATTCAAAGGGATGAAGTCTACTTTCTGATTTTACTTTCTCTAATAGGCTGTGATATTCTTTATTTTAATCCTCAGGATGGAAGCAAGTTTAATGAGGTACAGGAAAGTAACATCTACTCTAAATTGTTGGAGTATGATGAAAAAATGGAACTGATTCCTTTTCCTCAGTTACCAAAGGGGCATCGACAAGAAACCGTTGCCCGCAGGGCTTCTATAGAAATTGATAGGATATTGCACACTGAGGAGGGAGGGCTTTATCGCCCTTGGCAGTTTGAAGACTACAAATTGTTTTCTACTCCGCTGCAAACCACCTATGAAGAGCTTTTTATATTGTGGAAAGAACAGGCCCGTTTTCGACAAGGCTTCAAGGTAGAAGCAGGCAGTGTTTATATTCCTAATATTTTTGCTAAAATTAGTGGGACAACTACAGATATCAATGAGTATTTGGTAAATTTCAATAAATTGAAGGACAATGGAGATATGGGGATTTTCATTGATAAAATCCCCATATACCCTTCACGAGGTTATGCTCTTAGCTCTGGAATTTTTGATAAAGAAGGTAAGATCAACAGGGAGCGTGTAAAGAGCCTGCCAGAATATCGCTTTGGTTATTTGCGCAGTGCAGTGCAGGATTTGATCTTAGATAAAATTGATGAGCTAGTAAACCAAGAAGACTTTTTTGCATTTCCTATGACGCTTCAATTAAAGGCAAAGTGCTTGTATACAATCCTCACTTTGGAAAAAAAATATTTAGATTTGCTGCAAAAGTTTGATTATCCTCACCAATTACCTAAGCTGGTAATCTTCGATGGGGATGAAGGTACTTTTACGCAGGAGGACCTAATTGTAATAGGATTTTTGCATTTTTCGGGCTTTGATATCGTAATTGTAACCCCTACGGGTTATAATAATATTGAAAATGGTATAAACTGTTATTATTATGATATTCATAAACTAGAAAACTTTACTTTTGACTTAGACTTTCATGGACAAGAACAAAACAAAAAAACCAATGGTTTTAAAAAAATCTTCTCAAGATTTTTTTAA
- a CDS encoding energy-coupling factor transporter transmembrane component T family protein → MYVFEKKDIFFQRLHPMTLLFYIMMIVIGAIMTTHPILLIFFMIGVIFILIASKNFETWLKSLRVYAYMVIMLMIVHLFISNMGATVLWRGPIVPVLGRIIISLETLMFGLVMGLRLFIIFSTFIFYNRVVDPDKALSLFSKVFPKSALLVALTTKTIPYMSQQLQGAAEIQQCRGVQYYTGSRINRIKNRLPLVKVLLLSSLEDSFNLGESMQARAYGCGPRSCYYALAFGTRDLLVFFSSMMILLGLVWSKMYGYTEIVFYPKIGMLLVSREHMYMMFVIGFFLIFPAILAWGWEKWDYLRLKI, encoded by the coding sequence ATGTATGTTTTTGAAAAGAAGGATATATTTTTCCAAAGGTTACATCCAATGACATTATTGTTTTACATTATGATGATTGTTATAGGTGCAATTATGACCACGCATCCTATTCTTCTTATATTTTTTATGATTGGCGTTATTTTTATTCTGATAGCTTCTAAAAATTTTGAGACTTGGCTAAAAAGTCTAAGGGTGTATGCTTATATGGTAATCATGCTGATGATTGTACATCTCTTCATCAGTAATATGGGAGCTACAGTGTTGTGGAGAGGCCCTATTGTCCCTGTTTTAGGGAGGATTATTATTTCACTGGAAACGCTGATGTTTGGACTGGTGATGGGATTAAGACTCTTCATCATTTTTTCAACTTTTATTTTCTATAACAGGGTTGTAGATCCTGATAAGGCACTGTCTCTATTTTCAAAGGTGTTTCCTAAATCAGCTTTATTGGTGGCTTTAACCACAAAAACTATTCCCTACATGAGTCAGCAGCTACAAGGTGCAGCTGAAATACAACAGTGCAGAGGTGTGCAGTATTATACCGGCAGTCGTATAAACAGAATAAAAAATAGATTGCCTTTGGTTAAAGTATTGTTGCTTTCTTCTTTAGAGGATAGCTTTAATTTAGGAGAAAGTATGCAGGCTAGAGCCTATGGTTGTGGTCCTCGCAGTTGTTACTATGCATTGGCATTTGGCACGAGAGATCTTTTGGTATTTTTTAGTAGCATGATGATTTTATTGGGACTTGTGTGGTCTAAAATGTACGGATATACAGAGATTGTTTTTTACCCTAAAATAGGAATGCTCTTGGTTTCAAGAGAACATATGTATATGATGTTTGTGATAGGATTTTTTCTGATTTTTCCAGCAATTCTAGCATGGGGGTGGGAAAAATGGGATTATTTGAGATTAAAGATTTAA
- a CDS encoding ECF transporter S component: MLGTHWSLVSLMLVSASLIMTYFWYDKKDISTKEIALTATLAAFAGLSRVPFAAIPSFQPTTFLVLVSGYVFGAGSGLMVGSMAAFVSNFFLGHGPWTPWQMAAWGLVGVSGGILSRWRLRHAKIFLLILSFLWGLCFGWLLNIWHWLTFVYPLTLRSFIAIQLTSIWFDFIHALGNVLFMYFLGTDLIKILHRFKRRLTVSRLPIQELERS, from the coding sequence ATGCTAGGTACCCATTGGTCACTAGTTAGTCTTATGCTTGTTTCTGCATCTTTAATCATGACCTATTTTTGGTACGATAAAAAAGATATTTCAACAAAGGAGATTGCTCTTACTGCAACACTGGCAGCTTTTGCAGGTCTTAGCAGAGTACCCTTTGCTGCTATTCCTAGCTTTCAGCCTACTACCTTTTTGGTATTAGTCAGTGGTTATGTATTTGGTGCAGGGTCTGGGCTTATGGTAGGCTCTATGGCAGCTTTTGTTTCCAACTTTTTTTTAGGTCATGGCCCATGGACACCTTGGCAAATGGCAGCATGGGGACTGGTAGGTGTCAGCGGGGGGATACTTAGTAGGTGGAGATTAAGACATGCAAAGATATTTCTCCTTATATTGTCCTTCTTGTGGGGCTTGTGCTTTGGATGGTTGCTGAATATCTGGCATTGGCTTACCTTTGTATATCCCCTGACTTTAAGATCCTTCATTGCTATACAGCTTACAAGTATATGGTTTGATTTTATTCATGCTTTAGGCAATGTACTCTTTATGTACTTTTTAGGAACTGATTTAATTAAGATACTGCATAGATTCAAAAGAAGGTTAACAGTAAGTCGTTTGCCTATACAAGAATTGGAGAGGAGTTGA
- a CDS encoding alanine/glycine:cation symporter family protein → MEAILNALNDIIWSQWLVWLCLGAGVYFSVLMKFPQVRLFKDMVGQLFGGQSSDSGVSSFQSFAMALGGRVGTGNIAGVASAIGFGGPGAVFWMWAIAFLGAGSAYIEAALAQVWKEEMDGEYRGGPSYFIEKGLGQKWYAMIFAVAAVVSMGFFLPGIQANSIANSMDNAFGISPVITGLIVSGLLGLIIFGGVKRIGKVAELIVPFMAIAYIVVALIIIVMNITQIPSILALIFSSAFSTRAAFGAIIGQAIMWGVRRGIYSNEAGQGTGPMAAAAAEVSHPAKQGLVQAFSVYVDTLFVCSATAFMILITGSYNVADGAGGFLAENLPGVNPGPAFTQAAVGNLMPKLGGAFVAVALFFFAFTTLMAYYYYAEVNVAYVTRNFKNHKLIFNITRITLLVMTFIGAINSAGTVWALGDVGVGAMAWLNIIAIILLTKPGLATLKDYEEQKAKGIDPVFDPKKLGIKNADLWHKINGKVKA, encoded by the coding sequence ATGGAAGCAATTTTAAATGCGTTAAATGACATTATCTGGTCCCAATGGTTAGTATGGCTTTGTCTAGGTGCGGGTGTATATTTCTCAGTGCTTATGAAATTCCCGCAAGTACGTCTTTTCAAGGACATGGTAGGGCAATTATTTGGTGGACAAAGTTCGGATTCAGGAGTATCTTCTTTCCAGAGTTTTGCTATGGCTTTAGGAGGACGTGTTGGTACTGGTAATATTGCAGGGGTTGCCTCTGCTATAGGCTTTGGGGGTCCTGGTGCAGTGTTTTGGATGTGGGCAATTGCCTTTTTAGGTGCGGGCTCTGCTTATATTGAGGCAGCATTGGCGCAGGTTTGGAAGGAAGAAATGGATGGGGAATATCGTGGAGGTCCTTCTTACTTTATTGAAAAAGGATTAGGACAAAAATGGTATGCTATGATCTTTGCAGTGGCTGCAGTGGTATCCATGGGCTTCTTCTTACCGGGAATTCAAGCTAATAGTATTGCAAATTCTATGGACAATGCATTTGGTATTAGTCCTGTGATAACAGGTTTAATCGTATCTGGTTTACTAGGTCTTATCATTTTTGGCGGGGTAAAACGTATTGGTAAAGTAGCAGAGCTGATTGTACCGTTTATGGCGATTGCGTATATTGTTGTTGCATTAATCATTATTGTAATGAATATTACACAAATTCCTAGTATTCTTGCGCTTATTTTCTCATCAGCATTTAGTACAAGAGCTGCCTTTGGTGCTATTATAGGTCAAGCGATTATGTGGGGCGTTCGAAGAGGGATTTATTCAAATGAAGCTGGTCAAGGAACAGGCCCTATGGCTGCTGCTGCCGCAGAAGTAAGCCATCCTGCAAAACAAGGTTTAGTACAAGCATTCTCAGTTTATGTGGATACATTATTTGTATGTTCAGCAACTGCCTTCATGATCTTAATCACTGGATCTTACAATGTAGCTGACGGAGCAGGTGGTTTCTTAGCAGAAAACCTTCCGGGAGTAAACCCAGGTCCGGCCTTTACTCAGGCAGCTGTTGGAAATTTGATGCCAAAGCTTGGTGGAGCGTTTGTAGCGGTTGCATTATTCTTTTTTGCCTTCACAACCTTAATGGCATATTACTATTATGCTGAAGTAAACGTTGCTTATGTAACAAGGAATTTCAAAAATCATAAGTTAATATTCAATATTACCCGGATAACGTTGCTAGTGATGACCTTTATCGGTGCAATTAATTCAGCAGGTACTGTTTGGGCTTTAGGTGATGTAGGGGTTGGGGCAATGGCATGGTTAAATATTATTGCTATTATTCTTCTTACAAAACCAGGATTAGCGACGCTTAAAGATTATGAAGAACAAAAAGCTAAAGGTATTGATCCTGTGTTTGATCCTAAGAAATTAGGAATTAAAAATGCAGATCTATGGCATAAAATAAATGGTAAGGTGAAAGCATAA
- a CDS encoding DUF4430 domain-containing protein: MKKLQTVLLVVLLAMALLIGGCSNPPDTIPGEINLLVTRDFGEEDIFDEIIQLEVQTSVMDLLNQHLDIETEYGGGFVNGINGLISGYTNTAEKEKSDWFYFINGIMTSVGATEYFPTDQDSIWWDYHSWGDIPFTPAVIGAFPQPFLNGYQGKNPGTLILAGKDCEALADSLEGYLKQAGVEDVEVQAYQETLAANREKMIIVLALWEELSKSSFWQGVQDHRDKTGWFAELSEEAFYSLNIKGEQQTSYSQEVGAILSTATGMGDATPLWLLTALDMEGMRNVMDVLVKDEDKIAKKFGVLVTNSEVIGLPVQE, encoded by the coding sequence ATGAAAAAATTACAAACAGTTTTACTTGTTGTACTGCTGGCGATGGCGTTGCTTATAGGAGGGTGCAGCAACCCTCCTGACACCATCCCGGGAGAAATAAATTTATTGGTAACTAGAGATTTTGGTGAGGAAGATATTTTTGATGAAATCATTCAATTAGAGGTTCAAACCTCTGTCATGGATCTTTTAAACCAGCATCTTGATATTGAAACTGAATATGGTGGAGGCTTTGTCAATGGTATCAATGGACTTATATCTGGCTATACCAACACTGCCGAAAAGGAAAAATCAGACTGGTTTTATTTCATTAATGGTATTATGACGAGTGTTGGTGCAACAGAGTATTTCCCAACGGATCAAGACAGCATATGGTGGGATTATCATTCATGGGGAGATATTCCCTTTACCCCTGCAGTGATCGGTGCTTTTCCACAACCTTTTCTTAATGGTTATCAAGGTAAAAATCCAGGAACCCTTATTCTGGCGGGAAAGGACTGTGAAGCATTGGCAGATTCCTTGGAAGGCTACTTAAAACAAGCAGGAGTAGAAGATGTAGAGGTGCAGGCGTATCAAGAAACATTGGCGGCTAATAGGGAAAAAATGATTATTGTACTTGCTTTATGGGAAGAACTTTCAAAAAGTAGTTTTTGGCAGGGGGTACAGGATCATAGGGATAAAACCGGTTGGTTTGCAGAGCTTAGTGAAGAAGCCTTCTACTCATTAAATATAAAAGGCGAACAGCAAACCTCCTATAGCCAAGAGGTAGGAGCCATTTTATCCACAGCTACAGGAATGGGGGATGCTACACCTCTGTGGCTTTTAACAGCCCTTGATATGGAGGGAATGAGAAATGTCATGGATGTTTTAGTGAAGGATGAAGATAAAATAGCAAAGAAGTTTGGTGTCTTAGTTACCAATTCAGAAGTGATCGGTTTGCCAGTACAAGAATGA
- a CDS encoding sigma-54 interaction domain-containing protein — MSNNVSILNQVRGLSTHNYFLESRNKAFHKALDLATRAADSNATILLLGESGVGKEVFANYIHHLSSRKNNAFVAINCHAFSEGLLQSELYGHEKGAFTGAYEKRIGRIEAAHGGTLFLDEIGDITLDVQLNLLRVLDNKKITRIGSNALMDIDFRLICATNRDIKQRIEEKKFREDFYYRISTIVITIPPLRERKEDLRKLINYFIVKYAVELKKDISSIEEVAFKALMNYNYPGNIRELKNIIERLVVLAKDGIIRMEDISDEIHMNGSNSMLLKEVRIATEKRHIEKVLSLNDFNMTNTAKQLGISRRQLFNKINEYKIYRHE; from the coding sequence ATGAGCAATAATGTAAGCATATTAAATCAAGTTAGAGGCTTATCAACCCATAACTATTTTCTTGAATCTAGAAATAAGGCGTTTCATAAAGCTTTAGATTTAGCTACTCGAGCAGCAGATAGTAATGCTACGATTTTACTTCTGGGAGAATCTGGTGTTGGCAAAGAAGTTTTTGCAAATTATATCCATCATCTTAGTTCAAGAAAAAACAACGCTTTTGTAGCAATAAATTGTCATGCCTTTTCCGAGGGCTTACTACAATCAGAGTTATATGGTCATGAAAAAGGGGCCTTTACCGGAGCTTATGAAAAAAGAATTGGAAGAATCGAAGCAGCCCATGGAGGTACGTTATTTCTAGATGAAATTGGTGATATAACATTGGATGTACAATTAAACCTTTTGAGAGTATTAGATAACAAAAAGATTACAAGAATTGGTTCTAATGCATTAATGGATATAGATTTTAGATTAATTTGCGCCACCAATAGAGATATTAAGCAGCGTATTGAAGAAAAAAAATTTAGAGAAGACTTTTACTATAGAATTAGTACCATCGTTATAACCATTCCTCCGTTAAGAGAGAGAAAGGAAGATCTTAGAAAGCTGATCAATTATTTTATTGTCAAGTATGCGGTAGAACTTAAAAAGGATATTTCCAGCATTGAGGAAGTGGCTTTTAAAGCGCTTATGAATTACAATTATCCTGGAAATATTAGGGAATTAAAGAATATCATAGAACGATTGGTGGTGCTGGCGAAGGATGGTATCATTCGTATGGAGGATATATCTGATGAAATACACATGAATGGATCTAATTCTATGCTTCTTAAAGAAGTGAGGATAGCTACTGAAAAAAGGCATATAGAAAAAGTATTATCTCTCAATGATTTTAACATGACCAATACAGCAAAACAACTAGGAATTAGCAGAAGGCAGTTGTTTAATAAGATTAATGAATATAAGATTTATAGACATGAATAG